ACCCCACCCCCTCTGAGCCCCACACAGACCATGTTGTCGTGGGGAAAATGAGAGATATCCAGCTTTGAGCGTATACTCCAAGGAGGTTTATTAGCATCCACACCAGGGAGCCTGAGTTCTTGCCCAGAACGAGAGGCCGAGTGTACCCAGACAGGGAGGCAAGGCCACACGGGCTGAGAAGCCCGGCACCCATGGAAACGGTGACATTTCTGCTTCAAGCAAAGCCAATTCCTGTGCCTTTTAAAGTCTCTTTCTGAAGAGGTAGGGCTATGCTCCCCCCATAGAGAAAACGAGGTCCCCAGAGGTCTCCTGACCCGCTCGACATCCACCGGGCCCCCAGAAATCTAGACCCAGGGCCTCTGTCTGCTCCCCAACCTCAGCCAGGATCAGGGACCTCCTGCAGGGtcagccccatccccacccctgcagcccctggTTCATCCTAGAGCCCAACGACTACAATCTGGAGCGGATAAATTCCAGGAGGCTCTCCAACTGCTCCTCCAGGCGCTGCGCATCTCCGTGGTTCTCGATGACCCAGTCAAAGCCTCCAAAGTTGTCCAGGCCACATTCTGACTCAGCATCATCCACCCCTGTGGAGGAGGCACAGCAAGGTCAGGCCCCAGCCCTCCAGACGGACACCGGGCGCAGAGGCCCGCTGGCCCCGCATGAAGCGAGCCCTCCCCGGCCTCTCCTCTGCTACCCCTGAGCCACGCTCCACCCACCCCGAAggcacctccccaccccagcccacagcCTCCTGAGCCCCCAGATGGCCCCTGTTGACTTAACCCTTCATTCGCCACTGCCTCCAGAGGGTGGATTGGGTTATTCGAAACTACACACAACCCAAAAGGGCACTGCAATTTCATTTTATGTCAAGCTGGTTGTGTCCATTTTGCCTGACTCAATCCTCTTGGGAGGCGGTGTGTGCCAGGGTTGGGAGCACAGGGTTGAGGGGCCAGCTCCTGCTctcactctgtgaccttgggaaagagACTTGACCTTCCCAGGCCAGCGCCTCATCTGACCACGGCTGTGTTAATAGCAGCATCCACCAGGCGGATCTGTGGTGGTGACAAGGGGAGATGACGTGTATAGAGTGCTCAGCACAGGCCTGGCCTGGGTGTGGGCCCCAGAGACGAGCAGCCATTCATAGTGGCCACCCCCATTGCATCTGAACTTCTCCAGGTCACAGTGACCTGGCACAAGACGGAGGCCTGAGCTGTGCCTCTGAATTGCCCACAGAGCAGATCCTGGACTTGCACCATGGAAGCTCCTAGTAGAGCTTCCTCCGCCGCCCCTGCTACTATGGTAATCAAACAGGAGTGAGATTTGTCATGTTAGGCTTGCCCTATGACCACTGTCACTTCCCCCCAGCCTGGGGAGCAAAGGTGAAGGGCCGTGGGGGTGAGTCCCAGCCAGACCTCCAGAGAAGCCCACTGGCCTTGAGAAGACAGCCCAGTTCCACCACCCCACTTCCTAACCTAGAGGCCTCAGCTTCTACTTTATAATCCCTCACTCACTTCCCCAGGCCTGCAGGGGAGAGAGCAGGAGACCTGGAGCACAGGGGGGTAGCCTGTGCCCTGCACATGGGGTGACTGGCCTGTGTGCCGAGCCCTGGGGACAGAAGTCATGAGTAGCTCACCTGGCGTGAACACCCAGCCCCGCTGCTGTCGGCTCTGCTCCAAAGCTACCACGCGGACTGTCTGCGCCACGGCCCCATAGGCCTCCCGAAACCACTGGATGTCGGACACCCTCCGCGTGTCACTCACCAGCTGCAGGGAAGGGACACAGACAGGTGACCAACATGACAGGGTGCTGGAGGTGAGGGAAAGTGGGGACTACAGAACCCAGAGCAGTGGCGGGGCTCCACCTCCACGACCACGAGCAAGTCAGCCGCAGGGACGGGAGTGGCGGCCTCCTCTTTCACAGATCCATTCACACACCGAGCACGCTGCTGAGGGCTGGTTACAGGTCACACGGTGCTGCTGGCATGTTCACTCACCCAGGTACTGAGCAAGTGCTACAGCAGCACCTGCTGTGCCGGGACACTGTCCTGGGTGCTGAGGCTAGAGcggtgaacaaaacagaccttGCGCCTGCCCTCGCGGGGCTTGCAGTCCGGAGGAGAGACAGGTGCTGAGCAAGCAGCGTCCCAACCAACCGGGTGATCACAGGGCGTATCAACGTCTCAACTTCCAACACAGATGAAACGCAACTCCTGATTTTCTCTCCAATCCTTTTCCACCCTCTACTTCCCTGTCTCAGAAAATGACAATTCTACTGGTCTAGCTGCTCAGAACAAAATCCCTGGTAGGGTCTCTCACAACCCATAGTCAACCCATAAGCGAATCCTATTCGCTTTACCTTCAAAATAGGTGCAAAATCAACCCCTTCTGTCCACTCCACGAccaccctgcaccccagccaCACTCACCTGTGTTACAGAAACATCCTCCGCCCAGCctctctgctcctgcctccccccagcaGCCAGGGCGAGACTTTCAAATCTTAGATCTCGTCTCACCTCTGCCCGAAACCCTCCAATGACTCCCTGTCTCACTCCCAAAGACCCTACGTGATCTGACGCCACCCACTCTGGCCCCTGGCTCATCCTCCAACACAGCAGGCACACTCCCTGCTGCAGGTCTTTGCACTCTCTGCTCTTTCTGGAAAGCTACTTCCCAAATAGCTGTTCCCTTGCTAAGGTTCACTACCTTATTTTCTTCAGGTCTTGCTCAAATGTCGTCATATCGGTGAGGCCTTACCTGACACCCTTAATAAAACAGCAACCCCTCTCCAGCCCTCCTCATACCCAGGCCTGCTTTATTTTACTCCTTAGTATTTATCTCCACCTGACATACCCCATATTTATTTTgtgcctctctctccccacccccatctgtaACGTgagctccctgaaggcagagaGACTTATAGCATTTCTGCACCAATGTATCGTCAGCACCCAGAACCATGCCTAGCATAAGTAGAGACTC
This region of Microcebus murinus isolate Inina chromosome 2, M.murinus_Inina_mat1.0, whole genome shotgun sequence genomic DNA includes:
- the PMVK gene encoding phosphomevalonate kinase isoform X2; translation: MIRWGEEKRQADPGFFCRKIVEGVSQPIWLVSDTRRVSDIQWFREAYGAVAQTVRVVALEQSRQQRGWVFTPGVDDAESECGLDNFGGFDWVIENHGDAQRLEEQLESLLEFIRSRL